One region of Solea senegalensis isolate Sse05_10M linkage group LG14, IFAPA_SoseM_1, whole genome shotgun sequence genomic DNA includes:
- the adgrl4 gene encoding adhesion G protein-coupled receptor L4 yields MESSLRSPMKLVLWTAWLSSVMDPCRLSDICDSCHKDAICKTLNGSNNACFCNRGYTGDGTTFCNDDNECQNVTNICGERGICTNTAGSYYCTCVSGYTSGEDTFLPNEGTECHDIDECLTGQVCGPNSYCHNTNGSFYCTCQRDYIPTTGAKHFHPETGARCKEHPQKYCHDDAGCITATVNKTLEHMSNLTEPQSLLKEIAKQTSGDLTSVEVITYVEALCRSASTLAAGEKDYIVKPEVINSTLSTFVKAVNNLVERDELVSWSRMKEEQREHAITKLLHTVEESVLTLANNYKTPTELEIKASEMELKLFTFDAHHTKTKLSASMGGDHISLTPKLRPDGDKNGSVSVVFVHYGGIGDILKPSDDPGVTDYSRYSGTGEITVNSQVIAAAIKPADVYQLDHVTFTLRHNELIDTKADVTKCAFWEYEADSLQGHWATHGCKTIHVNSNTTTCSCSHLTHFALLMSSGRANLVAHYTILTRITQLGMIISLICLSMCIFTFWFFSEIQSTRTTIHKNLCCSLFMAEFIFLVGINMNTHKLFCSVIAGLLHYFFLAAFAWMCIEGIHLYLIVVGVIYNKGFLHRNFYIFGYGSPAVVVVISVTLGSKYYGTDKVCWLSTENNFIWSFIGPACLIILVNLLAFGVIMYKVYRHTAVKKPEVSHYENIRSCARGAMALLFVLGATWTFGVLHILHETTLTAYLFTITNAFQGMFIFIFLCVLSRKIQEEYYRLFKNVPCCFECLR; encoded by the exons ATGGAGTCTTCGCTCAGGTCACCAATGAAACTTGTACTTTGGACAG CATGGCTCTCCAGTGTGATGGACCCATGCCGTCTCTCTGACATTTGTGATTCTTGTCACAAAGATGCAATATGCAAGACTCTGAATGGATCAAACAATGCCTGCTTCTGTAACCGTGGATATACCGGAGATGGAACAACATTTTGCAATG ATGACAATGAGTGCCAGAATGTGACTAATATCTGCGGGGAAAGGGGGATATGCACCAACACAGCAGGCAGCTACTACTGTACATGTGTCTCTGGATACACATCAGGAGAGGACACGTTCCTGCCCAACGAAGGCACCGAATGCCACG atATTGATGAATGCTTGACAGGACAAGTCTGTGGACCAAACTCCTACTGCCACAACACCAACGGATCTTTCTATTGCACCTGTCAGCGCGATTACATCCCGACTACAGGTGCAAAGCACTTTCACCCGGAGACCGGAGCAAGATGTAAAG AGCATCCCCAGAAGTACTGTCATGATGACGCTGGATGCATCACAGCGACTGTTAACAAAACACTTGAACAT ATGAGCAACCTCACGGAGCCCCAGAGTCTTCTGAAGGAAATTGCCAAGCAGACATCTGGTGACCTCACCTCGGTGGAAGTGATTACATATGTTGAGGCCCTGTGTCGCTCTGCATCAACGCTGGCTGCGGGAGAAAAGGATTACATTGTCAAACCAGAAGTCATCAACTCAACTCTTTCA aCATTCGTGAAAGCAGTAAACAACTTGGTGGAGAGAGATGAACTTGTGTCTTGGAGCAGAATGAAAGAAGAGCAGAGGGAACATGCCATCACCAAGCTGCTCCACACTGTTGAAGAGAGTGTGCTGACACTGGCCAACAACTACAAAACTCCAACTGAGCTTGAAATCAAAGCCAGTGAAATGG AACTAAAACTCTTCACCTTCGATGCTCATCACACGAAAACCAAGCTGTCAGCCTCTATGGGAGGAGATCACATCAGTCTGACTCCAAAACTGAGACCAGACGGGGACAAGAATG GAAGTGTGTCAGTGGTGTTTGTGCACTACGGCGGCATCGGTGACATCCTGAAGCCGAGCGACGACCCCGGAGTCACCGACTACTCGCGGTATTCAGGAACAGGGGAAATCACTGTCAACTCCCAAGTCATTGCGGCGGCCATCAAACCTGCTGACGTTTACCAACTTGACCACGTCACCTTCACTCTGAGGCACAATGAG CTCATAGACACTAAAGCTGATGTGACGAAGTGCGCCTTCTGGGAGTACGAGGCGGACAGCCTGCAGGGCCACTGGGCCACTCACGGCTGCAAGACCATCCACGTCAACAGCAATACAACCACCTGCTCCTGCAGTCACCTGACACACTTCGCCCTCCTTATGTCCTCTGGGCGAGCcaat CTGGTGGCCCACTATACCATCCTGACCCGGATAACCCAGCTGGGGATGATCATCTCcctcatctgtctgtccatgtgCATCTTCACCTTCTGGTTCTTCAGCGAGATCCAGAGCACGAGAACCACCATCCACAAGAACCTGTGCTGCAGCCTCTTCATGGCAGAGTTTATCTTCCTGGTGGGGatcaacatgaacacacacaag CTTTTCTGCTCTGTTATTGCAGGGCTGCTGCACTATTTCTTCCTCGCCGCCTTCGCCTGGATGTGTATCGAGGGCATCCATCTGTACTTGATAGTGGTCGGCGTCATCTACAACAAAGGCTTCCTTCATCGTAACTTTTACATCTTCGGCTATGGAAGCCCAGCAGTGGTGGTGGTCATCTCAGTAACATTAGGTTCCAAGTATTATGGCACTGATAAAGT GTGTTGGCTGAGCACGGAAAATAATTTCATATGGAGTTTCATCGGACCGGCTTGCTTGATCATTCTG GTTAATCTCTTGGCTTTTGGAGTAATCATGTACAAAGTGTACCGGCATACTGCAGTGAAAAAACCTGAAGTCAGCCACTATGAAAACATCAG GTCCTGCGCTCGCGGTGCTATGGCCTTGCTGTTTGTGTTGGGAGCCACCTGGACCTTTGGAGTGCTGCACATCCTCCACGAGACCACACTCACCGCTTATCTGTTCACCATCACCAACGCCTTCCAGGGAAtgttcatcttcatcttcctctgtgTGCTGTCCAGAAAG ATTCAAGAGGAGTACTAcaggctttttaaaaatgtgccgTGTTGCTTTGAGTGCCTGAGATGA
- the vtg3 gene encoding vitellogenin 3, phosvitinless, which produces MRGLLLCCFLALATCQSVRYELSLNPKKTYEYRYEGVVNFGLGMPNLAESGVRMTCKVNITGVSAQTFVLKISNLAFAEFNGVPGKNSFTASPKLSQRIAAQLVKPIMFDYASGHISDIRASADVSDTVVNIVRGILGFFQVTVKTTQRIYELEEVSIHGKCQSSYATEENKETKDMTITQVVDLSNCREKAAVYRGMATAVLDHVAKQRGESVVSSVRYVYTVKPTAEGGLITKAHGLERQYFTPFNVKGGTFKMQATKDIVLLSESDTERAVMFGPVESKGNLVYKFVDSKVNIPVLMQNLDDPVPKAIALIKRLADVNSYQIDVATSDDTLKVYQLLRVMPYEGLEQMWRQFKGNEEYRRWFLDMIVEVGDARILKFLEARFQAAELSASEALQTFLLSMNHLDPIPELVEMAKMFLNMPFTKSNTYLWHTVVLSYGSLVYKHCAYYTPCPVDAVQPLLDMALEALKNGNDTDMVLAMKALGNAGHPGSIKTIMRFLPGVAATAVNLPPRVLSAAVQSMRLIAARDPHSVQDISMTLFLQKNLPAEIRMLAFMVLFDTKPSMALVSTVTSHLQQEDDLHIVSFTYSYLKSMARSSTPDNHFLVTACNMAVKILAPKYGRLSYHYSKAVRMDWFNDDFLMGTVSEVFMLRSATNFFPTEIMMKGKFHFIGRILQLLELGIRAEGIQELFRSGIPSFRGDLSYNDLQAVLDVLKNWEILPSDRPLISAFARASGQEWFFADMNRDFLQYIIRAVSPAAGKESPVWDVIESLKKGVSWHKTKMFLIFEVRYIQATTVGLPVEISKYYGSLNGISVNAKAAVSPPLTEHLGQLLTSDVTLESDGFVGYSKDFFLYYGINTELFQSGTEVKAKIPLNIPWRFSAKINIPKKKFELDIPACKQEFEVLSVSSNVYAVSRNIEEPTMDKMTPMMPKDIDSNHEIVHMDPSVVRPESDQMMKTNTWHPLTKMCAESNIYGAGLCVESELRRQYYHEEYPLYYFLGYTHFAVKVAPVQGKKPVDKIHFEVNVSPSRHPTSAYQVLQTLRKLSQEATQQVHLSSDSASSARGSNHSRRDSTVESLDSTPEALFTVKALAMSSSEKPEGYDAAMYYTHEANVKNSQMIVSQVGEDTNWKMCMDTTVSGHARAQAHIAWGAECQSYEMSMTAATGHLPGAMPTLKAKVHWTRIPESLAEIGRRVESYIPGIGFLLGFNQEPERNAKQEVSASVVAASADSLDVKIRLPEYTVYRKAMPFPLPPATSDEVQRGTTNTTRDGLGHA; this is translated from the exons atgAGGGGgcttctcctctgctgtttttTGGCCCTGGCCA CGTGCCAAAGTGTCCGTTATG AGCTCAGCCTGAACCCCAAGAAGACCTACGAGTACAGATATGAGGGTGTGGTGAACTTCGGACTTGGCATGCCAAACTTGGCCGAGTCTGGCGTGAGAATGACGTGCAAGGTTAACATCACTGGTGTCTCTGCACAGACGTTTGTCCTTAAG ATTTCAAATTTAGCCTTTGCGGAGTTCAACGGCGTTCCGGGGAAGAACAGCTTCACTGCCTCGCCAAAGCTCAGCCAACGCATTGCTGCCCAGCTTGTCAAACCCATCATGTTTGACTATGCCAGTGGACACATCAGTGACATCCGTGCCTCGGCTGACGTCTCTGACACCGTTGTCAACATTGTGAGGGGGATACTGGGTTTCTTCCAAGTCACTGTCAAGACCACACAGAGGATCTATGAACTGGAGGAA GTTAGCATCCACGGCAAGTGCCAGAGCAGCTATGCTACAGaagaaaacaaggaaacaaaggaCATGACCATCACTCAGGTTGTGGATCTCAGCAACTGCAGGGAGAAAGCCGCCGTCTACAGGGGAATGGCCACTGCTGTGCTCGATCACGTCGCCAAGCAG AGAGGGGAATCTGTGGTTTCCTCAGTGAGATATGTTTACACTGTCAAACCCACAGCAGAGGGAGGCCTCATTACCAAGGCTCACGGTCTGGAGCGACAGTACTTCACTCCCTTCAACGTGAAGGGCGGCACGTTCAAGATGCAAGCAAC GAAGGACATAGTGCTGCTCAGTGAGAGTGACACAGAGAGGGCGGTCATGTTCGGGCCAGTGGAGAGCAAGGGCAACCTTGTTTACAAGTTTGTCGATTCCAAGGTCAATATACCAGTGTTGATGCAGAACCTGGATGACCCAGTACCAAAG GCTATTGCACTGATCAAACGTCTGGCTGATGTGAATAGTTATCAGATTGACGTCGCAACGTCTGATGACACACTGAAGGTTTACCAGCTCCTGCGGGTAATGCCTTATGAAGGCTTAGAGCAAATGTGGAGACAGTTTAAAGGCAATGAAGAATATCG acgCTGGTTTTTAGACATGATTGTCGAGGTTGGAGATGCCAGAATCCTGAAGTTCCTGGAAGCGAGGTTTCAGGCTGCAGAGTTGTCTGCAAGTGAAGCCCTGCAAACCTTTTTGTTGTCAATGAACCATCTCGACCCCATTCCTGAGTTGGTTGAAATGGCTAAA ATGTTCCTGAACATGCCCTTCACCAAATCAAATACCTATCTGTGGCATACAGTGGTGCTCTCCTATGGTTCTCTGGTGTATAAGCACTGTGCATATTACACACCTTGTCCAGTAGATGCTGTTCAg CCTCTGCTGGACATGGCCCTGGAGGCTCTGAAGAACGGCAATGACACAGATATGGTCCTTGCAATGAAAGCTCTGGGGAACGCGGGTCATCCGGGCAGCATTAAAACCATCATGCGCTTCCTCCCTGGAGTCGCAGCCACGGCCGTCAACCTGCCGCCTCGTGTGCTGAGTGCTGCCGTGCAGTCCATGAGACTGATCGCGGCTAGAGACCCCCACAGT GTCCAAGATATCAGCATGACTCTGTTCCTGCAAAAGAACCTTCCCGCTGAGATCCGCATGTTGGCCTTCATGGTGCTGTTTGACACCAAGCCATCGATGGCTCTGGTGTCCACCGTGACCTCACATCTACAGCAGGAGGACGACCTCCACATTGTCAGTTTCACATACTCCTACCTGAAAAGCATGGCCAGATCCAGTACACCAgacaatcacttcct TGTGACCGCCTGCAACATGGCCGTGAAAATCCTGGCCCCTAAATATGGTCGTCTGAGCTATCACTACAGCAAAGCAGTGCGAATGGACTGGTTTAATG ATGATTTCCTAATGGGCACAGTGTCCGAAGTATTTATGCTACGAAGTGCAACAAACTTCTTTCCCACGGAAATCATGATGAAAGggaaatttcatttcattggtAGAATTCTGCAGCTTTTGGAG TTGGGTATCCGTGCCGAAGGGATTCAGGAGTTGTTCCGCTCTGGCATCCCCTCGTTTAGAGGAGATCTGAGTTACAATGACCTCCAGGCCGTTCTCGACGTG CTTAAAAACTGGGAAATTCTCCCCAGTGACAGGCCACTCATCTCTGCCTTTGCACGTGCTTCTGGACAAGAGTGGTTCTTCGCTGATATGAACAGAGACTTCCTTCAATATATCATCAGG GCTGTCAGTCCCGCTGCAGGGAAGGAAAGCCCTGTGTGGGATGTGATTGAGAGTTTAAAGAAGGGCGTATCGTGGCACAAGACCAAGATGTTCTTGATATTTGAGGTTCGTTACATCCAAGCAACAACTGTGGGTCTCCCAGTGGAGATTAGCAAATATTATGGATCACTCAATGGAATCTCTGTTAATG ccaAAGCTGCCGTATCTCCACCTCTCACTGAACATCTTGGACAACTCCTGACTTCCGACGTCACGCTGGAGTCTGACGGTTTTGTCGG ttaCTCAAAAGATTTTTTCCTTTACTACGGGATCAACACAGAACTGTTCCAGAGTGGCACTGAGGTTAAGGCCAAAATCCCCCTCAATATTCCATGGAGGTTTTCTGCCAAGATCAATATTCCTAAAAAGAAGTTTGAACTTGACATCCCGGCATGCAAACAAGAGTTTGAAGTCCTTTCAGTCAG CTCAAATGTGTACGCAGTCTCTCGGAACATCGAAGAACCAACAATGGATAAAATGACCCCGATGATGCCCAAAGACATCGACTCAAATCATGAAATTGTCCACATGGACCCTTCAGTTGTGAGGCCTGAATCTGATCAG atgatgaaaacaaacacctgGCATCCACTTACTAAAATGTGCGCTGAGAGCAACATCTATGGCGCTGGTCTGTGTGTGGAATCTGAGCTCAGGAGACAGTATTATCACGAGGAGTACCCCTTGTACTATTTCTTGGGATACACACACTTTGCAGTCAAAGTAGCTCCAG TCCAGGGAAAGAAACCTGTTGACAAAATCCACTTTGAGGTCAACGTCAGTCCGAGCAGACATCCAACGAGCGCATACCAAGTGCTTCAGACTCTGCGGAAGCTTTCCCAG GAAGCCACTCAGCAAGTGCATCTGTCCTCTGATTCTGCATCGAGCGCCAGAGGATCTAATCACAGCCGCCGTGACAGCACGGTGGAG TCGTTGGACTCGACACCTGAGGCTTTGTTCACCGTCAAGGCTCTGGCCATGAGTAGCAGTGAGAAGCCCGAGGGATACGACGCAGCCATGTACTACACACATGAAGCCAATGTAAAGAACAGCCAAATGATTGTGTCCCAGGTTGGAGAAGACACCAACTGGAAGATGTGCATGGACACCACTGTGAGTGGCCATGCCCGGGCGCAG GCACACATCGCATGGGGAGCTGAATGTCAGTCATATGAAATGTCAATGACAGCTGCGACTGGACATCTGCCTGGTGCCATGCCAACGCTCAAGGCCAAAGTACATTGGACCAGGATCCCCGAGAGCCTGGCTGAGATTGGCAGGAG AGTTGAGAGCTACATCCCAGGTATCGGTTTCCTTCTCGGCTTCAACCAGGAACCTGAGAGAAATGCCAAGCAGGAGGTTTCTGCATCGGTTGTTGCTGCCTCAGCAGACAGCCTCGATGTGAAGATTAGACTCCCAGAG TACACAGTCTACCGCAAGGCCATGCCATTCCCTCTGCCACCTGCCACTTCTGACGAGGTTCAACGCggcacaacaaacacaacaagagaTGGACTGGGACATGcgtaa